A window of the Lolium perenne isolate Kyuss_39 chromosome 7, Kyuss_2.0, whole genome shotgun sequence genome harbors these coding sequences:
- the LOC127317025 gene encoding protein trichome birefringence-like 20, protein MKLFGKQPMQKLRLVNPTALFLPAIVLVLFVVTTRLPGSFFGAGIPTISCPGHPPVIRNSTSAVAGRVPKGCDIFRGEWVPDDAAPYYTNRSCALIEEHQNCMKYGRPDLGFLKWRWRPEGCELPRFDAAGFLHAVRSRSMVFVGDSLARNHMQSLMCLLSKVEYPKDISPTKNQPAVTMYYESHDFTLTIFRSLFLVKSNKSKSDGPWNLYLDEPDDAWLPFVSGYDYIIISGATWFSHPSMFYDAGGRLVGCQSCGVPGVPELGPRYSLRAAFRTALRAIANLEGFNGTAIVRTLTAASHFEGGDWDKGGDCRRTRPYAGNETRVTGKELDFYTAQVEEFNAAKEAARGRGVRMMLMDATAAMVLRPDGHPSRYGHWAHENVTLYNDCVHWCLPGPVDVWNQMLLHMLLAAS, encoded by the exons atgaagctctttgggaagcAGCCGATGCAGAAGCTCCGGCTGGTTAACCCTACGGCCCTGTTCCTCCCGGCGatcgtcctcgtcctcttcgtcgtcACCACGCGCCTCCCAGGTTCTTTCTTCGGCGCCGGCATCCCCACGATCTCTTGTCCTGGCCATCCTCCAGTCATCAGGAACTCCACTTCTGCTGTTGCCGGCCGGGTGCCCAAGGGATGCGACATCTTCCGGGGCGAGTGGGTGCCGGACGACGCCGCGCCCTACTACACGAACCGCAGCTGCGCGCTGATCGAGGAGCACCAGAACTGCATGAAGTACGGCCGCCCGGACCTCGGGTTCCTCAAGTGGCGGTGGCGGCCGGAGGGGTGCGAGCTCCCGCGGTTCGACGCGGCGGGGTTCTTGCACGCCGTCAGGAGCCGGTCCATGGTGTTCGTCGGGGATTCGCTTGCCAGGAACCACATGCAGTCCCTCATGTGCCTCCTTTCCAAG GTGGAGTACCCGAAGGACATCTCCCCGACGAAGAACCAGCCAGCGGTGACAATGTACTACGAGTCGCACGACTTCACCCTCACCATCTTCCGCTCGCTGTTCCTCGTCAAATCGAACAAGTCTAAGAGCGACGGGCCATGGAACCTGTACCTGGACGAGCCAGACGACGCCTGGCTGCCGTTCGTATCCGGCTACGACTACATCATCATCTCGGGGGCGACCTGGTTCTCGCACCCGTCCATGTTCTACGACGCCGGCGGCCGCCTCGTCGGCTGCCAGTCCTGCGGCGTGCCGGGCGTGCCCGAGCTCGGCCCGCGCTACTCCCTGCGCGCCGCGTTCCGCACGGCGCTGCGGGCGATCGCGAACTTGGAAGGCTTCAACGGGACGGCCATCGTGCGGACGCTGACGGCGGCGTCGCACTTCGAGGGCGGGGACTGGGACAAGGGCGGCGACTGCCGGCGCACGCGGCCGTACGCGGGAAACGAGACGCGTGTCACGGGGAAGGAGCTCGACTTCTACACAGCGCAGGTGGAGGAGTTCAACGCGGCCAAGGAGGCGGCGAGGGGGAGAGGGGTGAGGATGATGCTCATGGACGCGACGGCGGCGATGGTGCTCCGGCCGGACGGGCACCCGAGCCGGTACGGGCACTGGGCGCACGAGAACGTGACGCTGTACAACGACTGCGTGCACTGGTGCCTGCCCGGCCCCGTCGACGTGTGGAACCAGATGCTGCTCCACATGCTACTCGCTGCATCGTAA